Sequence from the Candidatus Omnitrophota bacterium genome:
AGATTTATATAGAATCCTTATGGAAATGGTCAGTGCTAGGGGAAAACATACGGCTATAGCCGCTCCGAGGGACAGCGCGAAAAGCTCCATCGTAAGCTTAATATATGTCCTCTGGTGTATATGTTATAGAAAAGAACCCTATATGGTCATATTGTCGGAAACACATGACCAGGCCGTGGACTTACTGTCACACGTAAAAGATGAGCTCGACTCAAACAATGAGCTGATAGAGGATTTTCCCGAAGCATGTGACATTGACAAGGCCGCTGTTTGGAAAGAAGATGAAGTAATTACGGCTAATAGGATTAAAATTATCGCGCTAGGAGCAGGGCAGAAGATTCGTGGCAGAAGGAATAAACAGTTCAGGCCTTCACTTGTGATACTGGATGATATCGAAGGAGATATGGCCGTAAGAAACCTGGAACAGCGGAAAAAGTTATATGAGTGGTTTACAAAGGCTGTATTAAACGCAGGGTCTGAGAATACCAATTATATAGTGATAGGCACTATCCTGGATTACGATTCGCTCTTAGCCAAACTGATTTCCGATACACAAGAAAAGAAATGGGATAAGTATATTTATAAAGCTGTGGTAAGTTTTTCAAAGAACCAACAGCTTTGGGATAACGATTGGTCCCGGATATTAGACTGTCAGGATGGCTATAAAGATAAAGAAGGCCCGGAGGGAGCGCTAGAGTTTTTCAAAGATCATGAAAAAGAGATGATGGAAGGTGTCAGTGTCTTGTGGGAGGACAAGGAAAGCTTCTATCAATTGATGTTGGCTCGTGCTTACAATGAGGCAAGCTTTAATTCGGAAAAACAGAATGAGCCCTTAAGACCTGAAGAACAGAGCCTCAGTATGAATGAGGCGCGTTTCTGGGATGACGAGTTTAAGACAGAAGAAGCGCTTCTAAAGTCTTTGAGCGATGATATACAGGTAGTAGGCGCTCTTGACCCCAGTTTAGGATTAAAAGGAAAGTCCGGCGACTTCTCCGCGATAATAACGCTTGTCAAAGACAATAAAACAGGCATTGCTTATGTGCTTGACGCTGACATAGAGAAGCTAACTCTAGATAATCTATATGAAGCCGTTGTCGAACATTGCAGGAATAGGCGTTATGGCAGATTTGTTATCGAAGAGAATAACTTTCAGGCAGCCGTTATCCTTGCGATAAATGAACGCTTAAGTGAACGGGGAATAGATTTTTCTGTCGAAGGGAAAGGTAATTTTTCCGATAAAAAGGGAAGAATTCAGATGCTGCAATCTCCGATTAAAAGAGGAAAGATTCGATTCTCGCGAAAGCATGCGAAGCTATTAGAGCAGTTGAAATATTTTCCGCGCGGTTCTCACGATGACGGTCCTGATGCTCTTCAAATGGCGTTTGAAGCGGCTGACGATGATAATCATAGAACCAGATGGCTTCCGTTAACAGGAGGAGATGACTATATGCCGGGCAGCGCTTATTGGACTGAGCATGATAGGTTAACAAAAGACCCCAATGCTAAGTATTATGGAGATGCATACAATGATTATGATGATGGCGGCGATGATTAAATTTAAGCTCAATTAGCATCATGAAAATCCCTCGGTGGATATTAATTTTACCGAGGGATTTTTTGTTATTATTTTTCCTTATCAAACATGTTATAATATAAACTTATAGGAGAAAAATATATGCTTTCACGCCATCAAAATATAATCGAAAGATTAAATACGGATAATGAACAGGTTCGAGCCGAAGTTGTTTCAATTCTCGAATCCATGGGAAAAGAAGTCGTAGATTCGCTTATTTTTGTACTAATGGAGTCCCATAATAAAAATATACAGTTTGGCGCGATAGATGCCTTGGGGCGCATAGGAGATGACGAAGCGGTAGATGCAATTGTGTTTAGTGCGTTTTTTGACCCCATCTTATCATCACGACCGAACACACTTAAAGCTCTTATTAGAATTGGAGAAAGAACAGATTACGAGAATATTATACAATTTTTCTTAATGTATTATAATTCCGAAGAATCCGATGTCTATAGCGCAAGAATTATGCGTTATATCGGCTATCTTGTAACGTACGCTATGTACTCTCATAAGAGATTAGGTGAAATCAGTAAATATAAATCTATTCTCATCAATGCGCTATACAGCAAAAATACGTTAGTTCGTTCTGCTGCTGGTTCTGCGCTTTTTGACGTTGGATCAATAAGACCTATTCTTAACGCATTGGAATTTTGTAAAGACGCAGAAATTAGAAAAGACGCCTCATTGACTCTTAATGATATCGCCTATAGGTATATTATGCTGGGAACAGGAAAAGATGATATCGTGGCGATAAGGAAAGCACTATATCGCGCATGTGTTGATGATGATAAAAATGTGAGAAAGGCAGCCAAGTCGTCATTAGATTATCTAGCCAGTGTTATTAAATTTGAGAAAAATAATAAAATACGAAAAGCTTCTGTGCGCAATTCCTTTCTAAAAATCTTTAAAGATTTGACTATAACGGAAGAAGATTGTGGCTGCGAAGGTGGCGTATTTTTTTCGGAAATAGCACAAAAAGGGAAAATCATAAGACCTTTGAAGAAAAGAATTGTCGGGCGTTGTTGTGGTTCGGATGTTAGATGGGGCGCCAAAGGGGACGTAATAGTTAGAAAAGGGAAGTTTATAACCAAAACAGTTGCGAACGAATTAGAAAAAGCCGGTAAAGAAGTAATTATGGTAAGGAGCGTTATCCATTGTCAAGCAAAAGAAGGGATATGTTTAAAATGTTTTGGCAAATATAATTTTGCGGGTGATGTTGCCAAAGTGGGCGAAAAAATAGGTAATAAAGCGGCGTCTTGGTGGGCAAGATTAAAATTTAATAAACATGTGATAGAGTTATTGGAGGCACGTAGGCCCGAAAATCCTGCTATCATATGTGAGGTAGACGGTTGTATTGTTATCTATAGTGAAAAATCACGCGGAGTAAAAATTTTTATAGGGGAAGATAAAGTTAATAAAGAATACATTATTCCACGAGACAGAATGATTATTGTTGATGTAATGGATGGAGCCTTTTGCGGTCAAGAGTTGACTGACGGTCGCCTTGATCCCT
This genomic interval carries:
- a CDS encoding HEAT repeat domain-containing protein; the protein is MLSRHQNIIERLNTDNEQVRAEVVSILESMGKEVVDSLIFVLMESHNKNIQFGAIDALGRIGDDEAVDAIVFSAFFDPILSSRPNTLKALIRIGERTDYENIIQFFLMYYNSEESDVYSARIMRYIGYLVTYAMYSHKRLGEISKYKSILINALYSKNTLVRSAAGSALFDVGSIRPILNALEFCKDAEIRKDASLTLNDIAYRYIMLGTGKDDIVAIRKALYRACVDDDKNVRKAAKSSLDYLASVIKFEKNNKIRKASVRNSFLKIFKDLTITEEDCGCEGGVFFSEIAQKGKIIRPLKKRIVGRCCGSDVRWGAKGDVIVRKGKFITKTVANELEKAGKEVIMVRSVIHCQAKEGICLKCFGKYNFAGDVAKVGEKIGNKAASWWARLKFNKHVIELLEARRPENPAIICEVDGCIVIYSEKSRGVKIFIGEDKVNKEYIIPRDRMIIVDVMDGAFCGQELTDGRLDPCDIFRIRGTAKLKEYILNEMLYYMPQSDFDERLIELFVKEAIKVKIINPGDSRFKKNQIVTMRESIAENSRLPRKSKHAICEPFFAGIQFK
- the terL gene encoding phage terminase large subunit yields the protein MSNINNSERELRKSLGEKSIEAFARLYFSHYLKNEICSFHKDLYRILMEMVSARGKHTAIAAPRDSAKSSIVSLIYVLWCICYRKEPYMVILSETHDQAVDLLSHVKDELDSNNELIEDFPEACDIDKAAVWKEDEVITANRIKIIALGAGQKIRGRRNKQFRPSLVILDDIEGDMAVRNLEQRKKLYEWFTKAVLNAGSENTNYIVIGTILDYDSLLAKLISDTQEKKWDKYIYKAVVSFSKNQQLWDNDWSRILDCQDGYKDKEGPEGALEFFKDHEKEMMEGVSVLWEDKESFYQLMLARAYNEASFNSEKQNEPLRPEEQSLSMNEARFWDDEFKTEEALLKSLSDDIQVVGALDPSLGLKGKSGDFSAIITLVKDNKTGIAYVLDADIEKLTLDNLYEAVVEHCRNRRYGRFVIEENNFQAAVILAINERLSERGIDFSVEGKGNFSDKKGRIQMLQSPIKRGKIRFSRKHAKLLEQLKYFPRGSHDDGPDALQMAFEAADDDNHRTRWLPLTGGDDYMPGSAYWTEHDRLTKDPNAKYYGDAYNDYDDGGDD